In a single window of the Anaerobaca lacustris genome:
- a CDS encoding NfeD family protein: MGWWLLFAVFLFVACAALIVAEVFIPSGGILSICALACVVGGVAIFFRFSTLAGWLGVVVAVLMVPMLLIGAYRLLPKTRFGQHVILAGPVRERGDAIPDGPELIKLLGQVGEVLTPLRPVGMCRFDGRRVECVAETGYVQKGATVKVIRVEGTQLTVRVTDEA; this comes from the coding sequence ATGGGTTGGTGGTTGTTGTTTGCGGTCTTTCTTTTTGTGGCCTGCGCGGCACTGATCGTGGCGGAGGTCTTCATCCCCAGCGGCGGGATTCTGAGCATCTGCGCTCTGGCCTGCGTCGTTGGCGGTGTGGCTATTTTCTTTCGGTTCAGCACGCTGGCCGGCTGGCTCGGCGTCGTCGTCGCCGTTCTGATGGTCCCGATGCTGCTGATCGGTGCGTACAGACTGCTGCCGAAGACCCGGTTTGGTCAGCACGTGATTCTGGCGGGCCCGGTGCGGGAGCGGGGAGACGCCATACCGGATGGCCCGGAGCTGATCAAGCTCCTGGGCCAGGTGGGCGAGGTGCTGACGCCGCTGCGTCCGGTGGGCATGTGCCGGTTTGACGGGCGCCGGGTCGAGTGTGTCGCGGAAACCGGATACGTCCAGAAGGGCGCAACCGTCAAGGTGATTCGGGTCGAAGGAACGCAACTGACCGTTCGGGTAACCGACGAGGCTTAG
- the floA gene encoding flotillin-like protein FloA (flotillin-like protein involved in membrane lipid rafts), which produces MQQEGMDPVIVGILIVVGLAALVFVLILLKFARLWLQAYFSRADIKLSELIGMWLRKVDAKAIVLSKITAIQAGLELTTKDLESHYLAGGRVPNVVRALIAANRANIDLTLKVATAIDLAGRDILDAIQTSVNPKVIDCPDPKKGKETIDAVAQDGIQLRAKARVTVRTNIQRLVGGATEETIIARVGEGIVTTIGSAITYKSVLENPDKISKAVLSKGLDAGTAFEILSIDIADVDVGENVGAQLQAAQAEADMRRAKAEAEKRRAMAVAREQEMRALVVENESKVPLAIAEAFQKGNLGIMDYYRLKNIGADTQMRESIAKPKKTE; this is translated from the coding sequence ATGCAGCAGGAAGGTATGGACCCCGTGATCGTTGGGATTCTTATCGTTGTGGGTCTTGCGGCACTGGTCTTCGTGCTGATTCTCCTGAAGTTCGCGCGGCTGTGGCTCCAGGCGTATTTCTCCCGGGCCGACATCAAGCTCAGCGAGTTGATCGGCATGTGGCTGCGGAAGGTGGACGCCAAGGCGATCGTACTGAGCAAGATCACGGCGATCCAGGCCGGTTTGGAGCTGACCACCAAGGACCTCGAAAGCCACTATCTGGCAGGGGGGCGCGTGCCCAACGTGGTGCGGGCGTTGATCGCGGCCAACCGCGCCAACATCGACCTGACGCTCAAGGTAGCAACCGCAATCGATCTGGCCGGCCGCGATATTCTCGACGCCATTCAGACGAGCGTGAACCCGAAGGTGATCGACTGCCCGGATCCGAAGAAGGGCAAGGAAACCATCGATGCCGTAGCCCAGGACGGTATCCAGCTCCGGGCCAAGGCCCGGGTGACGGTTCGGACGAATATCCAGAGGCTCGTCGGCGGTGCCACGGAAGAGACGATTATCGCGCGTGTCGGCGAGGGCATCGTAACAACCATCGGCAGCGCCATCACCTACAAGAGCGTGCTGGAGAATCCCGACAAGATCTCCAAGGCGGTCCTGAGCAAAGGCCTCGACGCCGGCACGGCGTTCGAGATCCTTTCGATCGACATCGCGGACGTGGACGTCGGCGAGAACGTCGGGGCCCAGCTCCAGGCGGCGCAGGCGGAAGCCGACATGCGTCGGGCCAAGGCCGAGGCCGAGAAACGCCGGGCGATGGCCGTAGCGCGCGAGCAGGAAATGCGGGCGCTCGTCGTCGAGAACGAGTCGAAGGTCCCGCTGGCGATTGCCGAGGCGTTCCAGAAAGGCAATCTCGGAATCATGGACTACTATCGGCTCAAGAACATCGGCGCCGACACGCAGATGCGCGAGTCGATCGCCAAGCCGAAGAAGACGGAGTAG
- a CDS encoding PH domain-containing protein has product MTNGAQRFGAEWSMAVRITTAVVIFATIFVVGVMLRIATGPGPTWLAPLAFVPAAVLSVTILFAPLGFTVDSVGVIIHRLGRNIYIRHDEIASVERIEASQIGLGFRVFGSGGFFGFFGRFYSRQLGRFRGYITNRKDLVLITLRDGAKLVLSPHPGDVFVECAKNARK; this is encoded by the coding sequence ATGACGAACGGGGCTCAGCGATTTGGCGCGGAATGGTCGATGGCGGTACGCATCACCACGGCGGTCGTGATCTTTGCGACGATTTTCGTCGTCGGCGTCATGCTGCGAATCGCCACGGGACCGGGTCCGACATGGCTCGCTCCGCTGGCGTTCGTGCCGGCCGCGGTGCTTTCCGTCACGATCCTGTTCGCGCCGCTGGGTTTCACCGTCGATTCCGTCGGCGTTATCATCCACCGTCTGGGACGCAACATCTATATCCGGCACGATGAGATCGCCAGCGTGGAACGGATTGAGGCAAGTCAGATCGGACTGGGATTCCGCGTATTCGGTTCGGGCGGATTCTTCGGGTTCTTTGGACGGTTCTACAGCCGCCAACTGGGCCGATTTCGCGGCTACATCACCAACCGCAAGGACCTCGTACTGATTACGCTACGCGATGGCGCCAAGCTCGTTCTGTCGCCGCATCCCGGCGATGTCTTCGTGGAGTGCGCGAAGAACGCCCGCAAATAG
- a CDS encoding glycosyl hydrolase family 28-related protein, producing MRMKSHSLPLAILVIACGSSGAFGQAVNPGRVNVVTTPWSVNWLTHANDAAALTDLGASAWMQTRIGDADAAARLTGLGISPWIQSWIADANNAELAVTRQAGVYNVTHFGALGDGTTDDTAAIQAAIEKATGGARRIYFPPGVYVLGTPVEINRTNVELFGHRAILKPADGTLDTLLDIMATGSSMQTHIHGLLFSGYPVAGSHTGALIRATDGSLIDSVIENCWFSGANANKAAIHARAFHSTIRNCVFEFGSVGYLSDSDVTTYTGSLIISDCTFYRQIGEAVRLSDPGGGNRHGSILVNNCRLARQANAVGGAFYFQTVTQVVLSNIVLGWDAIGGSAVNADGLYATDVNSLSLSNAQFIGDVNHASSTYSRFNHGLRFAGDCNDVTLSNVRIANARYGMRFDGVNNVRMNGCRFEGGYTDGILIYPAAGGSLQIADSTIDAYRGYLIDARATATTELIVTDSRLFDGSWNRGSALQLLTLASSGRTRIARNLIGKTRSASDATTCINRAAAATDLRIEQNEYIGGMTAYGGTAGIAIEMPDAGGTLVNCATGSGSPSGAVTPDYIGQEYLDTVATKWYKSTGLTDTDWVALN from the coding sequence ATGCGTATGAAATCACATAGTCTCCCGTTGGCGATCCTCGTGATCGCCTGTGGCAGCTCCGGAGCGTTCGGCCAGGCGGTCAACCCCGGCCGGGTCAACGTCGTGACCACCCCGTGGTCCGTCAACTGGCTCACGCACGCGAACGATGCAGCGGCACTGACGGACCTGGGGGCGTCGGCGTGGATGCAGACGCGGATCGGCGACGCCGACGCGGCCGCGCGCCTGACGGGCCTGGGCATCTCGCCGTGGATTCAGTCGTGGATTGCCGACGCGAACAACGCGGAACTGGCAGTCACGCGCCAGGCGGGCGTCTACAACGTCACGCATTTCGGGGCCTTGGGCGACGGGACCACCGACGATACGGCGGCGATCCAGGCGGCCATCGAGAAGGCCACGGGCGGCGCAAGGAGGATCTACTTTCCGCCTGGTGTCTACGTCCTGGGCACGCCGGTCGAGATCAACCGGACGAACGTCGAACTGTTCGGCCATCGCGCGATCCTCAAGCCGGCGGACGGCACGTTGGACACGCTACTCGACATCATGGCGACGGGCTCCTCGATGCAGACGCACATTCATGGCCTGCTGTTCAGCGGCTATCCCGTCGCCGGGTCCCATACCGGCGCTCTGATTCGAGCAACGGACGGTTCCCTGATCGACTCGGTGATCGAGAACTGCTGGTTCTCCGGTGCCAACGCCAACAAGGCGGCGATTCACGCGCGGGCGTTCCATTCGACCATTCGCAACTGCGTCTTCGAGTTCGGCAGCGTGGGCTATCTGTCCGACTCGGACGTCACGACCTACACGGGCAGTCTGATTATCTCCGACTGCACGTTCTATCGGCAGATCGGAGAGGCGGTAAGGCTGTCGGATCCGGGCGGAGGCAATCGCCACGGCTCGATCCTGGTGAACAACTGCCGACTCGCCCGCCAGGCCAACGCCGTAGGGGGGGCGTTCTACTTTCAGACGGTCACACAGGTGGTCCTGTCGAATATCGTGCTGGGCTGGGACGCCATCGGCGGATCGGCGGTGAACGCCGACGGCCTGTATGCGACCGACGTCAACAGCCTGTCCCTGTCGAACGCGCAGTTCATCGGCGACGTGAACCACGCCAGCAGCACTTACAGTCGATTCAACCACGGGCTGCGATTCGCGGGCGACTGCAACGACGTCACACTGTCCAACGTGCGCATCGCGAACGCGCGCTATGGAATGCGATTCGACGGCGTCAACAACGTGCGCATGAACGGCTGCCGGTTCGAGGGCGGCTACACGGACGGCATCCTGATCTATCCAGCGGCCGGTGGCTCGCTTCAGATCGCCGATTCGACCATCGACGCCTATCGCGGCTACCTGATCGACGCGCGGGCGACCGCGACGACGGAGCTGATCGTCACAGATAGCCGCCTGTTCGATGGATCGTGGAATCGAGGCTCGGCGCTGCAGCTGCTGACCCTGGCATCGAGCGGGCGGACCCGGATCGCCCGCAACCTGATCGGCAAGACCCGGTCCGCCAGCGACGCGACCACGTGCATCAATCGGGCGGCGGCGGCCACGGATCTGCGAATCGAACAGAATGAGTACATCGGCGGCATGACGGCCTATGGCGGTACGGCGGGCATTGCAATCGAAATGCCCGACGCCGGCGGCACGCTGGTCAACTGCGCCACCGGCAGCGGCTCGCCCAGCGGGGCGGTGACGCCGGACTACATCGGACAGGAGTACCTCGATACGGTCGCAACGAAGTGGTACAAATCCACGGGCCTGACCGACACCGATTGGGTGGCCCTGAATTAG
- a CDS encoding LPXTG cell wall anchor domain-containing protein, translating to MLGLLGAMSSSGGGAQGANAPQSLGGDTQSVSAGNVTFGGGLPKTGFSMDSNTSMVVAVAAVAVVLVLALGGRRK from the coding sequence ATGCTCGGTTTGCTCGGTGCCATGAGTTCGTCAGGCGGGGGCGCCCAGGGCGCCAACGCCCCGCAATCGCTCGGCGGTGACACGCAGTCGGTCTCTGCCGGCAACGTCACGTTCGGCGGCGGACTGCCGAAGACCGGCTTTTCGATGGACTCCAACACGTCGATGGTCGTCGCCGTCGCGGCGGTGGCCGTGGTGCTGGTCCTGGCGTTGGGAGGGCGACGCAAATGA
- a CDS encoding tetratricopeptide repeat protein gives MSGLLEIFGRAIAVDTSDLIWHWLDERHQARVEPLSLQERHLGHIIDLIGDSRDDAAQEQLRLYLFEHPTCTVGRMAAVGLSLRSNNLEEAIAELQSIYMRQPTNTLALYALGHCYERLGHRAQAIEFYQDCLKFKGYLQLPAQRLGAIYFKEGRLDEAIAQYEPLRHHYPDDISTLVILGHLYLATAQPAKAIETFNTAILIHPDNFTARDDAIDEMMSDGNLQEAIDSVDLLLSDQPDRADLVALRADILAASGATSDAIAQYQHAIRLCPDYLEATIKLGTNYLKMHAEQLAAQQFNRAVEINDKIVAAYVGLAAAQKLDGQAHEARQTLSLAAAIQPNSAFLYAETAKLVLKAAFEANLVPAPEDGFTLDRAILDAHQRHIARFPYNPDLHYRLGMLRIHANQHAQAAESFEAALQINPTFARARTKLALCLLDSGRDSEALDRIDTPLSYDPATLELYYQTALLYCNRIKFASSMINLQHHLDTTAMSDLDPATNISIVLQNLGLADTVGLMWENLCQTAAHASVSAV, from the coding sequence ATGAGTGGATTGCTTGAGATATTCGGCAGGGCGATTGCCGTTGATACATCCGACCTGATCTGGCACTGGCTGGACGAGCGTCATCAGGCGCGTGTCGAGCCACTCTCCTTACAGGAGCGCCACCTCGGCCACATTATCGACCTCATCGGTGACAGCAGAGACGACGCGGCCCAGGAGCAATTGCGGCTGTACCTGTTCGAGCATCCGACCTGTACGGTCGGCCGAATGGCGGCCGTGGGCCTGTCCTTGAGGTCGAACAACCTCGAGGAAGCCATCGCGGAATTGCAGTCGATTTACATGCGCCAGCCTACAAACACGCTGGCCCTCTATGCCTTGGGACACTGCTACGAACGCCTCGGCCATCGGGCCCAGGCCATCGAGTTCTACCAGGACTGCCTGAAATTCAAGGGCTATCTCCAGTTGCCCGCCCAGCGGCTCGGGGCGATCTATTTCAAGGAAGGACGCCTCGATGAAGCCATCGCCCAATACGAGCCCTTGCGACACCATTATCCGGACGACATCTCGACCCTCGTGATTCTCGGCCATCTCTATCTCGCTACCGCCCAGCCGGCCAAGGCCATCGAGACGTTCAACACCGCCATCCTGATCCACCCCGACAATTTCACGGCGCGGGACGACGCCATCGACGAGATGATGAGCGACGGAAACCTCCAGGAGGCGATCGACTCGGTCGATCTGCTGTTGTCCGACCAGCCCGATCGAGCCGATCTCGTGGCGTTGCGCGCCGACATTCTCGCCGCATCGGGCGCCACCTCGGACGCCATCGCCCAGTACCAGCATGCGATCCGCCTGTGCCCGGACTACCTCGAAGCGACGATCAAACTCGGCACCAACTACCTGAAAATGCACGCCGAGCAGTTGGCGGCTCAGCAGTTCAACCGCGCCGTTGAGATCAACGACAAGATCGTCGCCGCGTACGTCGGGCTCGCCGCCGCCCAGAAACTCGACGGACAGGCCCACGAGGCACGGCAAACACTCTCTCTGGCAGCGGCCATTCAGCCCAACAGTGCGTTCCTTTACGCCGAGACAGCCAAACTCGTCCTCAAGGCCGCATTCGAGGCCAATCTCGTCCCGGCCCCCGAAGACGGCTTCACCCTCGATCGGGCCATCCTCGACGCCCATCAAAGACATATCGCTCGCTTCCCGTACAACCCCGATCTGCACTATCGCCTGGGCATGCTCCGAATCCATGCCAACCAGCACGCACAGGCAGCCGAGTCCTTCGAAGCCGCGCTTCAGATCAATCCCACATTCGCCAGAGCCCGAACCAAGTTGGCCCTGTGCCTCCTGGACTCGGGACGCGACAGTGAGGCCCTGGACCGCATCGACACGCCGCTTTCCTACGATCCGGCCACGCTGGAGCTGTACTACCAGACGGCGCTGCTGTACTGCAACCGCATCAAGTTCGCCTCGTCGATGATCAACCTCCAGCACCACCTGGACACGACGGCCATGTCCGACCTCGACCCGGCGACCAACATATCGATCGTCCTGCAGAACCTCGGCCTGGCCGATACGGTGGGTCTGATGTGGGAAAACCTCTGCCAGACAGCCGCCCACGCATCGGTTTCAGCCGTTTAA
- a CDS encoding response regulator, translating into MSQKQRPAESDRLPVILVVDDNAQNLELIQAYLEDVECKVVAARDGIEALDAVAKAKPDLVLLDVMMPKMSGFEVCHRLKSDPATNDIPVIMVTALNEFRDIERGIDSGTDDFVSKPVNRLELLTRVKTMLKLKHLSDTLQRTVAYLSEVEKQAQAL; encoded by the coding sequence ATGAGCCAGAAGCAGCGTCCCGCAGAGTCGGACAGGTTGCCCGTCATCCTTGTCGTGGATGACAACGCACAGAATCTCGAACTGATCCAGGCCTATCTGGAGGACGTCGAGTGCAAGGTCGTGGCCGCCCGCGATGGAATCGAGGCGCTGGATGCCGTCGCCAAAGCCAAGCCGGACCTGGTCCTGCTCGACGTGATGATGCCGAAGATGAGCGGGTTCGAGGTCTGCCATCGGCTCAAGAGCGACCCGGCCACAAACGATATCCCGGTGATTATGGTCACGGCACTCAACGAATTCCGAGACATCGAACGCGGCATCGATTCCGGCACCGACGACTTTGTCAGCAAGCCTGTCAACCGCCTCGAACTGCTCACGCGCGTCAAGACCATGCTCAAACTCAAGCACCTCAGCGACACACTCCAGCGCACCGTCGCCTATCTGAGCGAGGTCGAGAAGCAGGCGCAGGCGTTGTAG
- a CDS encoding sensor histidine kinase: protein MASIIEKRLALHQRLARKEQEYAALKSQNVQLQALANLGSATSMIAHEINNLLTPLANYAALAAKNPQDADLVAKVLDKTTRNCERASKIMNSMLALANGRTQDKHRVFVGALVDDVFTCLCRDFNKDGIVVRIDVPDTLEVACVPVQVQQVFMNLILNARDAMLPGGGLLRIAAAENGGHVDITVSDTGRGIPAENIESIFEPFFTTKAASEGPATYSGSGVGLAFCKRVVDAHAGTISVDSHPGQGSTFHVRLPQSSSP, encoded by the coding sequence TTGGCAAGTATCATCGAAAAACGCCTTGCTCTGCACCAGCGACTGGCCAGGAAAGAGCAGGAATACGCGGCACTGAAATCGCAGAACGTACAGCTTCAAGCGCTAGCCAACCTCGGTTCGGCCACCAGCATGATCGCTCACGAGATCAACAATCTTCTGACCCCCCTGGCCAATTATGCGGCCCTGGCGGCGAAGAATCCGCAAGACGCCGACCTGGTGGCCAAGGTGTTGGACAAGACGACGCGCAACTGCGAGCGCGCGTCGAAGATTATGAACAGCATGTTGGCCCTGGCGAACGGGCGGACGCAGGACAAGCACCGGGTGTTTGTGGGCGCGCTGGTCGATGACGTATTCACCTGTCTGTGCCGGGACTTCAACAAGGACGGTATCGTCGTTCGGATCGATGTGCCCGATACCCTGGAGGTGGCGTGCGTGCCGGTGCAGGTCCAGCAGGTGTTCATGAACCTGATCCTCAACGCGCGGGACGCCATGCTGCCGGGCGGGGGCCTGCTGAGGATTGCCGCCGCGGAGAACGGCGGGCACGTTGACATCACCGTAAGCGACACAGGCAGAGGCATCCCGGCCGAGAATATCGAGAGCATCTTCGAGCCTTTTTTCACCACCAAGGCCGCATCGGAGGGCCCTGCCACATATTCCGGCTCCGGAGTCGGACTGGCGTTCTGCAAGCGGGTGGTGGACGCGCATGCGGGAACCATTTCCGTCGACTCGCATCCAGGCCAGGGCAGCACGTTTCACGTTCGCCTTCCCCAATCGTCGTCCCCATGA
- a CDS encoding hemolysin family protein: MIPIATVYQNVGHIVAMLVLLAGSAFFSGAETAFFNLTRRQIKQITGSRHRVQKLLARLLKRPGQLLNCLLLGNITVNVLFFAVSSVLVLRAKAEWGMTGAAAFASLTFLMLVVFGEILPKSLAYSNSGRFATAAALPTFLWVHVIGPPAFLARLLVVEPFLRILLGHRQQPKAITLTEFRSLIEISRQRGLITEDENRLLAEVVELGFLKVRHVMQPRVDMFAFDVSERPSRVKERMRKHGLTKAPVYVRNIDRVVGMVHLRQLLLRPDASLDRLVQPVPFVPEQKTVESLLEFFRKTETDVAIVVDEYGGIAGSVRLEDIAEELFGAVDPGDGVEPIAQLGPFEYRLSGSLAIHDWADVFGLELGEMKAATIGGLVTALLGKVPKPGDAASLKNLRFTVERVRRHRIETVILSLEPIAEGG; this comes from the coding sequence ATGATCCCGATCGCCACGGTCTATCAGAACGTCGGTCACATCGTTGCGATGCTGGTCCTTCTCGCAGGCTCGGCGTTCTTCTCCGGCGCGGAGACGGCGTTCTTCAATCTCACGCGGCGACAGATCAAGCAGATCACCGGTTCCAGGCATCGTGTCCAGAAGCTCCTGGCCCGTCTTCTCAAACGGCCCGGACAGTTGCTCAACTGCCTGTTGCTGGGCAACATCACGGTCAACGTCCTGTTCTTCGCCGTCTCCAGCGTTCTCGTACTGCGCGCCAAGGCCGAATGGGGGATGACCGGCGCGGCGGCCTTCGCATCCCTGACCTTTCTGATGCTGGTGGTGTTCGGAGAGATCCTGCCCAAGTCGCTGGCCTACTCGAATTCCGGGAGATTCGCCACGGCGGCCGCCCTGCCGACCTTCCTGTGGGTTCATGTGATCGGACCTCCGGCCTTTCTGGCCCGTCTGCTGGTCGTCGAGCCGTTCCTGCGAATCCTGTTGGGGCATCGGCAGCAGCCCAAGGCGATTACGCTGACGGAGTTCCGCTCGCTCATCGAGATCAGCCGGCAGCGAGGATTGATCACCGAGGATGAGAATCGGCTTCTGGCCGAGGTGGTCGAACTCGGTTTTCTCAAAGTCCGCCACGTCATGCAGCCCCGCGTGGATATGTTCGCGTTCGATGTCTCCGAGCGGCCGTCGCGGGTGAAGGAACGCATGCGGAAGCACGGGCTTACCAAGGCGCCGGTCTACGTCAGGAACATCGATCGGGTCGTCGGCATGGTCCATCTTCGGCAATTGCTTCTGCGACCTGACGCATCCCTGGATCGACTCGTGCAGCCGGTCCCGTTCGTCCCCGAGCAGAAGACGGTCGAGTCGTTGCTGGAGTTCTTCCGCAAGACGGAGACCGACGTGGCCATCGTTGTGGATGAGTACGGCGGGATCGCCGGTTCGGTGCGTCTGGAAGACATTGCCGAGGAGCTTTTCGGTGCGGTCGACCCCGGTGACGGCGTCGAGCCCATCGCCCAGCTTGGTCCGTTCGAGTATCGTCTCTCCGGGAGCCTGGCGATTCACGACTGGGCGGATGTGTTCGGGCTCGAACTCGGCGAGATGAAGGCGGCAACGATCGGCGGACTGGTGACTGCCCTTCTTGGGAAGGTCCCCAAACCGGGCGATGCGGCGTCTCTGAAGAACCTGCGGTTCACCGTCGAACGGGTGCGAAGGCATCGTATCGAGACCGTAATTCTCTCTCTGGAACCGATTGCGGAGGGCGGGTGA
- a CDS encoding CNNM domain-containing protein — MIAGLAVFAVLLSAVFSGLETGMYRVSRLRVRLGAEQGNWRQRVLGRLLPDGAGLLLSLLVANNLANYAASSSVTYLLLEVVESEHTAELLTTALMAPLLFVFAESLPKNVFLARADALMAFFAPMLLVTHRVLTWCGIVPLLKGLAYLFGRAIGSPVPSRTMIASAQRHQVQAILRDTREEGLLSPVQTDIVDRIVTIPGLRLSAVMVPFRQVQSVDVRSGRAALLNVLRRRAWTRLPVWQDAPTHVVGFVNVYDVLSSNESFDDLSRFVRPLRRMDVGTSVIDAIDTMRSDRVKIVLVMRTRRGGHEVPIGIVTMKDLVEELLGELAEW; from the coding sequence GTGATTGCGGGATTGGCTGTGTTCGCCGTATTGCTCTCGGCCGTGTTCAGCGGGTTGGAGACCGGCATGTACCGCGTGAGCCGGCTGCGCGTGCGCCTCGGGGCCGAACAGGGCAACTGGCGGCAGCGGGTCCTCGGCCGCCTCCTGCCCGACGGGGCCGGTCTTCTGCTGTCACTTCTCGTGGCCAACAATCTGGCCAATTACGCGGCAAGCAGCAGTGTGACCTATCTCCTGCTGGAGGTTGTGGAATCGGAGCATACGGCCGAGTTGTTGACGACCGCGCTGATGGCCCCACTGTTGTTCGTCTTTGCCGAGTCGCTGCCGAAGAACGTGTTTCTGGCGCGGGCCGACGCGCTCATGGCCTTCTTCGCACCGATGCTGCTGGTCACGCACCGCGTCCTGACCTGGTGCGGGATCGTCCCGCTGCTCAAGGGGCTGGCGTATCTGTTCGGCCGTGCGATTGGATCGCCGGTCCCGTCCCGAACGATGATCGCGTCAGCCCAGCGCCATCAGGTCCAGGCGATCCTGCGTGACACGCGGGAGGAAGGGCTCCTGAGTCCCGTACAGACCGACATCGTCGATCGCATCGTCACGATCCCGGGCCTTCGACTGAGTGCGGTGATGGTTCCTTTTCGCCAGGTTCAATCGGTTGACGTTCGATCGGGTCGAGCGGCCCTGCTGAATGTGCTCAGACGGCGCGCATGGACCCGACTGCCGGTCTGGCAGGATGCGCCGACCCACGTCGTCGGGTTCGTCAACGTGTATGACGTGCTGAGCTCGAACGAGAGCTTCGACGATCTGAGCCGGTTTGTCCGGCCGCTGCGGAGGATGGATGTCGGCACCTCCGTGATCGACGCCATTGATACGATGCGTTCCGATCGCGTGAAGATCGTGCTGGTGATGCGAACTCGGCGCGGAGGCCATGAGGTCCCGATTGGAATCGTCACGATGAAGGACCTCGTGGAGGAGCTTCTGGGCGAACTGGCGGAATGGTGA
- the dacB gene encoding D-alanyl-D-alanine carboxypeptidase/D-alanyl-D-alanine endopeptidase: MRMRIRELSFILIASVVLSAPAVAGLAGRIGKIVGKARPGDYAIHIVEPNSRTAVYSHNATKAMTPASNMKLITTAAALRYLGPLFEYRTQIGLCDGTLVVIGSGDPLLGDSVTDARYGRENGWIFDKAIRGLQERGVESITDIIIDTTVFDDQRVHPNWLESDLNRWYACEVCGVNYRGNCIQVTTSNQGGRVVVQVEPTTSFIDVVNEIQAVSEGPSAVGAYRTRQPNRIILRGRCRDREGPFDVAIEQPGGFFGFLLAEHLIRAGIPVSGRLVERPFDDNGRFVPVAGYTTPLIDCLHRANKDSLGLASEALLKTIAAHESPDNKNGSWERGRELIGDYLVGLGIPHEEFHIDDGSGLSRENRLSAQAIVTVLLDVYAGDNWELYRTSLAVGGEDGTIGRYFKESAYRADVLGKTGYISGVRSFSGVCLTGRGPYLFAILSNRSSLSRDAINAIAQAVMDEYRRQD; encoded by the coding sequence ATGAGAATGCGCATCAGAGAGCTTTCGTTTATCCTTATCGCTTCGGTCGTCCTCAGCGCGCCGGCTGTGGCGGGGCTGGCCGGGCGAATCGGGAAGATCGTGGGCAAGGCCAGGCCGGGCGACTACGCGATTCACATTGTCGAGCCGAATTCGCGCACGGCCGTCTACAGCCACAACGCGACCAAGGCCATGACTCCGGCCTCCAATATGAAGCTCATTACGACCGCGGCGGCCCTGCGATATCTCGGCCCCCTGTTCGAATACAGGACGCAGATCGGGTTGTGCGACGGCACACTGGTCGTCATCGGCAGCGGCGATCCGCTTCTCGGCGATTCCGTTACCGACGCGAGGTACGGCCGAGAAAACGGCTGGATCTTCGACAAGGCCATCCGCGGCCTTCAGGAACGGGGCGTCGAGTCCATTACCGACATCATCATCGACACGACCGTCTTCGACGACCAGCGGGTCCATCCGAACTGGCTCGAAAGCGACCTGAATCGGTGGTATGCCTGCGAGGTGTGCGGCGTCAACTATCGCGGCAACTGCATCCAGGTCACGACCAGCAATCAGGGCGGTCGGGTTGTCGTGCAGGTCGAGCCGACCACCTCGTTCATCGATGTGGTCAACGAAATCCAGGCCGTCTCCGAAGGCCCCAGCGCCGTCGGCGCCTATCGCACCCGGCAACCGAATCGCATCATCCTTCGGGGTCGATGCCGGGACCGGGAGGGGCCGTTCGACGTGGCGATCGAGCAGCCGGGCGGCTTCTTCGGCTTTCTCCTGGCCGAACACCTGATCCGCGCCGGCATCCCGGTCAGTGGCCGCCTCGTGGAGAGGCCCTTCGACGACAACGGCCGGTTCGTGCCCGTGGCCGGATACACGACGCCTTTGATCGATTGCCTGCATCGCGCCAACAAGGACAGCCTGGGACTGGCCTCCGAGGCGCTGCTCAAGACGATTGCCGCCCACGAGAGTCCGGACAACAAGAACGGCAGTTGGGAACGGGGCCGCGAGCTGATCGGCGACTACCTCGTCGGACTGGGCATTCCACATGAGGAGTTTCACATCGACGACGGAAGCGGCCTCAGTCGCGAGAATCGCCTCAGCGCGCAGGCCATCGTCACCGTATTGCTCGACGTCTACGCCGGCGACAACTGGGAGCTCTATCGAACGTCCCTGGCCGTCGGCGGCGAGGACGGCACCATCGGAAGGTACTTCAAGGAATCAGCCTACCGGGCGGACGTTCTGGGCAAGACCGGCTACATCAGCGGGGTACGGTCGTTTTCCGGCGTCTGCCTGACCGGTCGCGGCCCGTATCTGTTCGCGATCCTCTCCAACCGATCCAGCCTCAGCCGCGACGCGATCAATGCCATTGCACAGGCGGTGATGGACGAGTATCGCAGACAGGACTGA